TTTTTTTTAACTCATGGACATCTTTATGATGTAAAAAGAAGTCTAAATTCTATAAAAGAGATGACTAAAAAATTAAAAGCTAATCTTGTCATCTTTGGTCACACTCATAAACCATATATAGAATATTATGAAGATGAGATACTTTTTAATCCAGGAGCGACAGAAGATGGAAGATATGGCCTTATTATTTTAAAAGATGGTAATATACAATTGTTTCACAAGCAATTAAAGTTGTGAACTACTCACGGCTAACACCCTAACGAGTGCTAGAGCCACGAGTGT
This portion of the Fusobacterium periodonticum 1_1_41FAA genome encodes:
- a CDS encoding metallophosphoesterase, whose amino-acid sequence is MKRILVLSDSHSYFDKALKIFEKEKPDIVIAAGDGIGDIDDLSYVHPEATYYMVKGNCDFFERSHSEENIFEIEGKKFFLTHGHLYDVKRSLNSIKEMTKKLKANLVIFGHTHKPYIEYYEDEILFNPGATEDGRYGLIILKDGNIQLFHKQLKL